Proteins encoded in a region of the Campylobacter geochelonis genome:
- a CDS encoding alpha-2-macroglobulin family protein — protein sequence MFKKILLSIFISLNAFAFSVTSLGVNDNQTLIFNVENSNFASKISLITHDRIITCDPEVSGAFEYLSTTQIAFYPNKPLFKGTNYTCGNANGKISFTTEPFGIENIRALDDKNFMLSLNDTVNLDELKLKLKLYTKEKLAKNSVAFKVKSLDSKNFLVTLDKTYPNLYLFLPQSLKSKANIALDKDFTQDISKQGVFFKDNPNAISLNDIKVVPYSFDDGELGFKIRLKEYILASKKFIQIPNITNFSLSNIKYVYDKNDPNFYYEFDVKSPQIKPNTEYEIKILPGFGDNYMLNRELKSFVVKTGDLKPFAKFSDELPYISKGSSIEFKSANLNSVKVVINQISEQNYRYFLNYNTDITKLTTEVASKNFTLDNKPNQITAHRLNFDFTGFKDGVYNISIFYKDDKNKIKQISKQAYFSDISAVSTLGDGGIFVFTTRLSTAKALPNTQITIYNENNEIIANGFSDKLGVYELKSDDFLSKKPKSIFIKNGSEENFLLLNKSVNNDALLKEKLDDYEALTYLASDIIRPNETLEGIVILKDHAFKPLSDLPVKVKILDPLNKVIKNLSLKTDKFGSIKIQESMGELSGTYFIDVEFANKLLDRKSFSIENFIPQRVKNEILTTKDEFLESENINLSLISTYLFGAPASNLSGSLTLNLSAKELKLKNYENFSFINSTIDSKTILDSKYFDIVLNNDGKKDFIINYKKQLPVSNAINASLNFSILDNTKTVSEYKNLTIYPYKTLTAIAADKDFVDSGKSVKFSVLSLDSLSKKKLNPKLNISIYSLSWNYVLDSHSYKEQKELNLLDSFELEKDSFEYKFSSGGDYVVVANDYLSGSSASFEVYVSGWGGYGTKSAKDIQKATITLDKTSYKAGDEVKVDVNSAIKQGVAIISLVDKKVLEYKIINFDNHKALASFFLPKEFEKGYVNATIFRQATPLATPLRTYANKAIKVDKSAHQLNLELTLPQKVKNNELANIKIKSQPNSLIALFIVDEGVLNIIKQKEIDAFKYFDIILPISVKNYDIFDSLSTFVSKAKALSFGGDALFAAARKKNENPVKAKDIKTFKISTYLTTDENGEVSFEFKTPNNFNSKVRVTAISLKDDKINSKNSYIDIKDDIVIKPGVVIYLNKNDKLNLPITLINTTDSNKTLNLTSHSSANLTLDLNQTSVVLPARQSALVNAAIFAKDIGEADFNLSVNDTKDSYLSTTNLDIISPYPSSKYSKNAFLKGFEDFNISDESYKTLYLSASSTPDVILKNISKKLIEYPYGCTEQIASRLLALENLYMTNDKEQKEVDEIVERGVTSLILRLKDNGSFGYWSKFSDTNIFASIYASDILLQIDKSKKLIGNASKELIYSYLKMPHQDPFNALYAAYVLGQNKALEKDRANYLFDSKVYEYNLVTLYMMAGILDDLGLENELNIVQNKINKYNLNLAKFDGYSANFDSTTRNLAFALYIHSKHFKPNKFSKKLAEMISKNFDLLNSTQKNAFVLRAFESYFKEDFEKGEFEITQNGALTKYQNNQNLKLNLEKNKSFKLSSDDGIYYSLLSFGNEKLPLKHVMPELNDRYFNSAKSINIYREFVDINGKKVNLNDLKLNQTIFSKVQIYSNQNYMPNVLVNEQISPCFEVINERIYGAKRGKHTTDTITFENQDIKDERVVSFLNPLDKGKMQFFTPLKVVMSGTCVLPAVKVELMQDEDLWDYDLEMESFKVEK from the coding sequence TTTATCCAAACAAACCACTTTTTAAAGGCACAAACTATACATGCGGCAATGCAAATGGCAAAATTTCTTTTACAACCGAGCCTTTTGGTATAGAAAATATCCGCGCGTTAGATGATAAAAACTTTATGCTAAGCTTAAATGATACTGTAAATTTAGATGAACTAAAGCTGAAACTAAAGCTCTATACTAAAGAAAAACTTGCAAAAAACAGTGTAGCATTTAAAGTAAAAAGCCTAGATAGCAAAAACTTTCTTGTAACTTTAGATAAAACATATCCAAATTTATATCTTTTCTTGCCACAAAGTCTAAAATCAAAAGCAAATATAGCCTTAGATAAAGACTTTACGCAAGATATATCAAAACAAGGTGTATTTTTTAAAGACAACCCAAATGCTATAAGTTTAAATGATATAAAAGTCGTGCCCTACTCTTTTGATGATGGCGAGCTTGGTTTTAAAATAAGATTAAAAGAGTATATTTTAGCTAGTAAAAAATTTATCCAAATTCCAAATATAACAAATTTCTCACTTTCAAACATCAAGTATGTATATGATAAAAACGATCCAAATTTTTACTATGAATTTGATGTAAAAAGCCCGCAAATCAAGCCAAACACAGAGTATGAGATAAAAATTCTGCCTGGATTTGGCGATAACTATATGTTAAATAGAGAGTTAAAAAGTTTTGTTGTAAAAACAGGCGATTTAAAACCATTTGCTAAATTTAGCGATGAGTTGCCATATATCTCAAAAGGCTCAAGTATCGAGTTTAAAAGTGCAAATTTAAACTCAGTTAAAGTCGTAATCAACCAAATAAGCGAGCAAAACTATCGCTACTTTTTAAACTACAATACCGATATAACAAAGCTAACAACAGAGGTTGCAAGTAAAAACTTCACACTAGATAACAAACCAAATCAGATAACAGCACATCGCCTAAACTTCGATTTTACCGGCTTTAAAGATGGAGTTTATAACATCAGTATATTCTATAAAGATGATAAAAACAAAATCAAGCAGATATCAAAACAGGCTTATTTTAGCGATATTAGCGCTGTTTCAACGCTTGGCGATGGTGGAATTTTTGTATTTACAACTCGCCTTTCAACCGCAAAAGCGCTACCAAACACGCAAATTACAATATATAATGAAAATAATGAAATAATTGCTAACGGCTTTAGCGATAAATTGGGCGTTTATGAGTTAAAAAGTGATGATTTTTTAAGTAAAAAACCAAAGTCGATTTTTATAAAAAATGGTAGCGAAGAAAATTTCTTACTTTTAAATAAATCGGTAAATAACGATGCACTACTTAAAGAAAAATTAGATGATTATGAAGCGCTAACTTACTTGGCTAGCGATATCATTAGACCAAATGAGACGCTTGAGGGGATTGTTATCTTAAAAGATCACGCATTTAAGCCACTTAGCGACCTTCCAGTTAAAGTCAAAATTCTTGACCCACTTAATAAGGTGATAAAAAATTTATCACTAAAAACCGATAAATTTGGAAGCATTAAGATTCAAGAGTCTATGGGCGAACTTAGTGGAACTTACTTTATCGATGTTGAGTTTGCTAACAAACTTTTAGATAGAAAGAGTTTTAGTATAGAAAATTTTATCCCACAAAGGGTTAAAAATGAGATTTTAACGACAAAAGATGAGTTTTTAGAGTCCGAAAATATAAATTTAAGCCTAATTTCAACCTATCTTTTTGGCGCACCAGCTTCAAATTTATCAGGTTCGCTTACACTAAATTTAAGTGCAAAAGAGTTAAAGCTTAAAAACTACGAAAATTTTTCATTTATAAACTCCACCATAGATAGCAAAACCATACTTGATAGCAAGTATTTTGATATAGTTTTAAACAACGATGGCAAGAAGGACTTTATAATTAATTATAAAAAACAACTGCCAGTTTCAAACGCTATAAATGCTAGTTTAAATTTCTCCATCCTTGATAACACAAAAACCGTTAGCGAGTATAAAAACCTAACGATATATCCATATAAAACCTTAACCGCCATAGCAGCCGATAAGGACTTTGTTGATAGTGGCAAGAGTGTTAAATTTAGTGTTTTAAGCCTTGACTCACTTAGCAAAAAAAAGTTAAACCCAAAGCTTAACATATCTATCTACTCGCTTTCTTGGAACTACGTGCTTGATAGCCACTCATATAAAGAGCAAAAAGAGCTAAATTTACTAGACTCATTTGAGCTTGAAAAAGATAGCTTTGAGTATAAATTTAGCAGTGGTGGCGACTATGTTGTAGTTGCAAATGACTATCTAAGCGGCAGTAGTGCTAGTTTTGAAGTATATGTTAGTGGCTGGGGTGGATATGGCACAAAATCAGCAAAAGATATACAAAAAGCTACAATCACATTAGATAAAACTAGCTACAAAGCTGGCGATGAGGTTAAAGTAGATGTAAATTCTGCCATTAAACAAGGTGTTGCAATCATATCTTTAGTAGATAAAAAAGTTTTAGAGTATAAAATCATAAATTTTGATAACCACAAAGCTTTAGCATCGTTTTTTCTACCAAAAGAGTTTGAAAAAGGCTATGTAAATGCCACGATATTTCGCCAAGCAACTCCCCTTGCAACGCCACTTAGAACGTATGCTAACAAGGCTATAAAAGTAGATAAAAGCGCTCATCAGCTAAATTTAGAACTTACGCTCCCACAAAAAGTAAAAAATAACGAGCTTGCAAATATAAAGATAAAATCCCAACCAAACTCGCTAATAGCGCTATTTATAGTAGATGAAGGTGTGCTTAATATCATAAAACAAAAAGAGATTGACGCATTTAAATACTTCGATATCATCTTGCCTATAAGTGTTAAAAACTACGATATATTTGACTCATTAAGCACCTTTGTTAGCAAGGCAAAAGCGCTTAGCTTTGGCGGAGATGCTCTGTTTGCCGCCGCTAGAAAGAAAAACGAAAACCCAGTTAAAGCAAAAGATATAAAAACCTTTAAAATCAGTACATATCTAACCACAGATGAAAATGGCGAGGTAAGTTTCGAGTTTAAAACTCCAAATAACTTTAACTCCAAAGTACGAGTCACAGCCATATCTTTAAAAGATGATAAAATCAACTCAAAAAACAGCTATATTGATATCAAAGATGATATAGTTATAAAACCTGGCGTTGTGATTTATCTAAACAAAAACGATAAACTAAATTTACCAATCACACTTATAAACACAACCGATAGTAACAAAACGCTAAATTTAACAAGCCATTCAAGTGCAAATTTAACTCTTGATTTAAACCAGACAAGCGTTGTTTTACCAGCTAGACAAAGTGCTTTAGTAAATGCGGCTATTTTTGCAAAAGATATAGGAGAAGCTGACTTTAACTTGTCGGTAAATGATACTAAAGATAGCTACTTAAGCACTACAAATTTAGATATCATCAGCCCTTATCCTAGCTCAAAATACAGCAAAAACGCATTTTTAAAGGGCTTTGAAGACTTTAATATAAGCGATGAGAGTTATAAAACGCTTTATTTAAGCGCCTCTTCTACTCCTGATGTGATACTTAAAAATATCAGTAAAAAACTCATAGAGTATCCATATGGCTGCACAGAGCAAATCGCGTCAAGGCTTTTGGCGCTAGAAAATTTATACATGACAAACGATAAAGAGCAAAAAGAGGTTGATGAGATAGTTGAGCGTGGCGTTACAAGCTTGATTTTAAGACTAAAAGATAATGGAAGTTTTGGTTACTGGAGTAAATTTAGCGATACAAATATTTTCGCTTCAATCTATGCAAGTGACATTTTACTACAAATCGATAAAAGCAAAAAACTCATAGGCAACGCTTCAAAAGAGCTTATCTACTCATATCTTAAAATGCCTCATCAAGACCCATTTAACGCACTTTATGCAGCATATGTGCTAGGCCAAAACAAAGCTTTAGAAAAAGATAGAGCAAACTATCTTTTTGATAGTAAAGTTTATGAGTATAACTTAGTAACGCTTTATATGATGGCTGGGATTTTAGATGATTTAGGTCTTGAAAACGAGCTTAACATCGTGCAAAACAAAATTAACAAATACAACTTAAATTTAGCAAAATTTGATGGCTATAGCGCTAATTTTGACTCAACTACTAGAAATTTAGCCTTTGCTTTATATATCCACTCAAAGCACTTTAAGCCAAACAAATTTTCAAAAAAATTAGCAGAAATGATATCTAAAAATTTTGATTTGCTAAACAGCACGCAAAAAAATGCCTTTGTTTTAAGAGCTTTTGAGAGTTATTTTAAAGAAGACTTTGAAAAAGGCGAGTTTGAAATCACGCAAAATGGCGCTTTAACAAAGTATCAAAACAATCAAAATTTAAAGCTTAATTTAGAAAAAAACAAAAGCTTTAAACTAAGTTCAGACGATGGAATTTATTATAGTTTATTAAGTTTTGGAAACGAAAAACTACCTTTAAAACACGTTATGCCGGAGCTAAATGATAGGTATTTTAACTCCGCTAAAAGCATAAATATCTATAGAGAATTTGTTGATATAAATGGCAAAAAGGTAAATTTAAATGATTTAAAACTAAATCAAACAATTTTTTCAAAAGTGCAAATTTATTCTAACCAAAATTACATGCCAAATGTTTTGGTAAATGAGCAAATTAGCCCATGCTTTGAAGTGATAAATGAGCGAATTTATGGCGCTAAAAGAGGCAAACACACAACCGATACTATAACTTTTGAAAACCAAGATATAAAAGATGAAAGAGTTGTTAGCTTTTTAAACCCGCTAGATAAAGGTAAAATGCAGTTTTTTACTCCGTTAAAAGTCGTTATGAGTGGAACTTGCGTGCTTCCAGCGGTTAAGGTTGAGCTAATGCAAGATGAGGATTTATGGGATTATGACCTTGAGATGGAGAGTTTTAAGGTAGAAAAATAG
- a CDS encoding valine--tRNA ligase — protein sequence MADFYDAKEVEEKFYKIWEERGYFEIDGNKDICEDKKSFCIMMPPPNVTGVLHIGHALTFTLQDIMTRYKRMDGYKTLWQPGLDHAGIATQNVVEKQLLAQGITKEELGREAFLQKVWEWKEKSGGTINRQMRRLGVTPAWSRERFTMDDGLKKAVKKAFVNLYEKGLIVRGNYMVNWCTHDGALSDVEVDHKENHGKLYHLRYFLENSDKFVIVATTRPETYFGDSAVMVHPDDERYKELVGKSVILPIINRKIKIIADEHVDMSFGTGVVKVTPAHDINDYEVGNRHNLEFITIFDEKGILNERCDKFAGLERLEARDIIVNELEKLGNVEKIEDYTNQVGYCYRCKNIVEPYISKQWFVKSAIADEAIAKVNEGGAEFFPTHWINSFNAWMRELKDWCISRQLWWGHQIPVFYCDECGHEWASEEDEPKACPKCGKNHFHQDLDVLDTWFSSGLWPISTLGWGNGEALKGQKWFENDLKEFYPNTMLITGFDILFFWVARMMFQCQNAVEKLPFKDIYLHALVKDKDGKKMSKSSGNAIDPLDKIDEYSADILRFTLTLLCVQGRDLRLSEEKMVLVRNFTNKIYNASKYLLMNEPKFSDLNECKITSKLGLYMLSRFKVCVKDVRENIDAYRFNDAANAIYKFMWDEFCDWGIELSKADKSSVRELGAIFKEAMKLLSPFMPFISEYLYHELSATSLENANSIMISKYPKIEQNDEKIEEIFALVIESIVAIRRAKATIDLGNSKIAKAYIKLNTSTDLSNATAYIKLLTKCEEIEFTNAKQENSVRDVSQNLEVFIPLSGVDTSAIVARLNSQKAKLEKEINKLENMLNNEKFVVNAPASVLETNRAGLASAKERLEKITSELEALS from the coding sequence GTGGCTGATTTTTACGATGCTAAAGAGGTCGAAGAAAAATTTTATAAAATTTGGGAAGAACGTGGATATTTTGAAATCGATGGCAACAAGGATATTTGTGAAGACAAAAAGAGCTTTTGTATTATGATGCCACCACCAAACGTTACAGGTGTGCTTCACATCGGACACGCCCTAACCTTTACGCTTCAAGATATCATGACTCGCTATAAACGTATGGATGGATACAAAACTTTATGGCAACCAGGACTTGATCACGCAGGAATCGCCACTCAAAACGTCGTTGAAAAACAACTTCTAGCACAAGGAATTACAAAAGAAGAGCTTGGGCGCGAGGCATTTTTACAAAAAGTTTGGGAGTGGAAAGAAAAAAGTGGTGGAACTATCAACCGCCAAATGCGCCGTCTTGGCGTAACTCCGGCGTGGAGCAGAGAGCGTTTTACTATGGATGATGGGCTTAAAAAAGCTGTAAAAAAAGCCTTTGTAAATTTATATGAAAAAGGTCTTATCGTTCGCGGAAACTACATGGTAAACTGGTGCACACACGATGGCGCACTAAGCGATGTCGAAGTAGATCACAAAGAAAATCACGGCAAGCTTTATCACCTTCGCTACTTTCTTGAAAATAGCGATAAATTTGTCATCGTTGCTACAACAAGACCTGAAACATACTTTGGCGATAGCGCTGTAATGGTTCATCCTGATGATGAGCGTTACAAAGAGCTAGTTGGCAAAAGTGTGATTTTACCTATCATAAATCGTAAAATCAAAATCATAGCCGATGAACATGTTGATATGAGCTTTGGAACTGGCGTTGTTAAAGTTACTCCAGCTCATGATATAAACGACTATGAGGTTGGAAATCGCCATAACTTGGAGTTTATCACTATCTTTGATGAAAAGGGAATTTTAAATGAGCGTTGCGATAAATTTGCTGGACTTGAAAGACTTGAAGCAAGAGATATTATAGTAAATGAACTTGAAAAACTTGGAAATGTCGAGAAAATCGAAGATTACACTAATCAAGTTGGATACTGCTACCGCTGTAAAAATATCGTTGAACCATACATCTCAAAACAGTGGTTTGTAAAATCAGCAATCGCAGATGAAGCCATAGCAAAGGTAAATGAAGGCGGGGCGGAATTTTTCCCAACGCATTGGATAAATAGCTTTAATGCGTGGATGAGAGAACTAAAAGACTGGTGTATAAGCCGTCAGCTTTGGTGGGGACATCAAATTCCGGTATTTTACTGTGATGAGTGCGGACATGAGTGGGCGAGCGAGGAAGATGAGCCAAAAGCTTGTCCAAAATGCGGCAAAAACCACTTTCATCAAGATCTTGATGTGCTTGATACTTGGTTTAGTTCTGGACTTTGGCCGATTTCTACTCTTGGCTGGGGAAATGGCGAGGCGCTTAAAGGGCAAAAATGGTTTGAAAACGACTTAAAAGAGTTTTATCCAAACACGATGCTGATAACTGGTTTTGATATCTTGTTTTTCTGGGTCGCTAGGATGATGTTTCAGTGCCAAAATGCAGTTGAAAAGCTTCCATTTAAAGATATATATCTTCACGCTTTGGTTAAAGACAAAGATGGCAAAAAGATGAGTAAAAGTAGTGGAAATGCCATAGATCCACTCGATAAAATAGATGAGTATAGTGCCGATATATTGCGTTTTACGCTAACTTTGCTTTGCGTTCAAGGGCGCGATTTAAGGCTAAGTGAAGAAAAGATGGTTTTGGTTAGAAATTTCACTAACAAAATTTATAACGCAAGTAAATATTTGCTAATGAACGAGCCTAAATTTAGCGACTTAAACGAATGCAAAATCACTTCAAAACTTGGACTTTATATGCTAAGTCGCTTTAAAGTATGTGTAAAAGATGTGCGCGAAAACATCGATGCTTACCGCTTTAACGACGCTGCAAACGCGATATATAAATTTATGTGGGATGAGTTTTGCGACTGGGGAATCGAGCTAAGCAAAGCTGACAAATCAAGCGTGCGCGAGCTTGGAGCGATTTTTAAAGAGGCGATGAAGCTTTTAAGCCCATTTATGCCATTTATCTCTGAGTATCTTTATCACGAGCTAAGCGCAACTAGCCTTGAAAACGCAAATTCGATAATGATAAGTAAATATCCAAAAATAGAGCAAAACGATGAGAAAATAGAAGAAATTTTTGCCCTTGTGATTGAAAGTATTGTTGCGATTCGCCGTGCAAAAGCGACTATAGACTTAGGAAATTCAAAAATTGCTAAAGCCTATATCAAGCTAAACACAAGTACTGATTTATCAAACGCAACTGCTTATATCAAGCTTCTTACAAAATGCGAAGAGATAGAGTTTACAAACGCTAAGCAAGAAAACTCAGTCCGCGATGTAAGCCAAAATTTAGAAGTTTTCATACCTCTAAGTGGCGTTGATACAAGTGCGATTGTAGCGCGTTTAAACTCACAAAAAGCAAAACTTGAAAAAGAGATAAACAAACTTGAAAATATGTTAAATAATGAAAAATTTGTAGTAAACGCTCCAGCAAGCGTGCTTGAGACAAACCGCGCAGGTTTAGCAAGCGCAAAAGAAAGACTTGAAAAAATCACAAGCGAGCTAGAAGCGCTAAGCTAA
- a CDS encoding DsrE family protein, translated as MGRIILVGLLFISILLAKDINVVVFLTDKAKFDNAFLVTSGLQKTLQKDEKADIELVLGGSSVEVFASKSKKDLDMQEKIKALVAMPNVRVVACSGAMKRSGIDKSWLSTGVKTVKAAPREVVLKQLDGYALLQP; from the coding sequence ATGGGACGTATTATTTTAGTAGGATTGTTGTTTATAAGCATTTTGTTGGCTAAAGATATAAATGTGGTTGTTTTTTTAACCGATAAAGCTAAATTTGATAACGCTTTTTTAGTCACAAGTGGTTTGCAAAAAACACTTCAAAAAGATGAAAAAGCTGATATCGAGCTTGTTTTGGGCGGTAGTTCTGTTGAGGTTTTTGCAAGTAAATCTAAAAAAGATTTGGATATGCAAGAAAAGATTAAAGCACTTGTTGCTATGCCAAATGTAAGAGTAGTGGCTTGTAGTGGAGCAATGAAACGAAGCGGGATAGATAAGTCTTGGCTAAGCACTGGCGTAAAAACAGTCAAAGCCGCACCACGAGAAGTTGTTTTAAAACAGCTTGATGGATATGCACTGTTGCAACCTTGA
- a CDS encoding methionine ABC transporter ATP-binding protein, with translation MIQICNLKKYFGSNLILKDINLSIKKGEIFALVGHSGAGKSTLLRTINGLENYQDGSVKVFGKEIKSMQKSQLRDFRKKIGMIFQHFALMSRKTVFENIATPLRFWKYDKAYITSKVNELLQIVGLEDKANSYPSELSGGQKQRVAIARALALEPEILLSDEATSALDPNTTKSILELLKKINRELGITIVIVTHEMEVVKSVADRAVLLDGGVIVNEGSIQKLFLKPDKNMQKFLGEEAIVPENGVNIALYFPKEVAFDCVITNMARKLDKDFNIVWGKIEKLNDSVLGHLVINIKSEDKDCVLEYIKKTGVLWEIME, from the coding sequence ATGATACAAATTTGTAATTTAAAAAAATACTTTGGCTCAAATTTAATCCTAAAAGATATAAATTTAAGCATAAAAAAAGGTGAGATTTTTGCCCTTGTAGGACATAGTGGAGCTGGTAAATCCACGCTTTTACGCACCATAAATGGGCTTGAAAATTACCAAGATGGAAGCGTTAAAGTCTTTGGCAAAGAGATAAAATCTATGCAAAAATCACAGCTTAGAGATTTCCGCAAAAAAATCGGTATGATTTTCCAGCATTTTGCGTTGATGAGTCGTAAAACTGTCTTTGAAAACATCGCCACTCCACTTAGGTTTTGGAAGTATGATAAAGCTTATATAACTTCAAAAGTAAATGAGCTTTTGCAAATCGTAGGGCTTGAAGATAAAGCAAACTCCTATCCTAGCGAGCTTAGTGGCGGACAAAAACAACGAGTCGCCATAGCAAGAGCCTTAGCGCTTGAGCCTGAAATTTTACTTAGCGATGAGGCGACTTCAGCGCTTGATCCAAATACGACAAAATCCATCCTAGAGCTACTTAAAAAAATCAACCGCGAACTTGGCATAACCATTGTCATCGTAACTCATGAGATGGAAGTTGTCAAAAGTGTAGCAGATAGAGCTGTGCTGCTTGATGGCGGTGTGATAGTAAATGAAGGAAGCATTCAAAAGCTGTTTTTAAAACCCGATAAAAATATGCAAAAATTCCTTGGCGAAGAGGCGATAGTGCCAGAAAATGGTGTAAATATCGCGCTGTATTTTCCAAAAGAGGTCGCATTTGACTGCGTGATAACAAATATGGCACGAAAGCTCGATAAAGACTTTAACATCGTGTGGGGCAAAATCGAAAAGCTAAACGATAGCGTTTTGGGGCATTTGGTTATAAATATCAAAAGCGAAGATAAAGATTGTGTGCTTGAATACATTAAGAAAACAGGCGTTTTATGGGAGATAATGGAGTAA
- a CDS encoding tetratricopeptide repeat protein — protein MKKIFLTFVLVGCWLNLALASDLGKGFNALTSGDFKSAFENFKLACDKNDALGCNALGNLYKKGKGVEQNNELAKKYYKKACELGLKPACDSQDNSDKN, from the coding sequence ATGAAAAAAATATTTTTAACCTTTGTTTTAGTTGGATGTTGGCTAAATTTAGCTTTAGCAAGTGATCTTGGTAAGGGCTTTAATGCTTTAACTAGTGGCGATTTTAAATCTGCTTTTGAAAATTTTAAGCTAGCTTGCGATAAAAACGATGCTCTTGGGTGTAATGCTCTTGGAAATCTATATAAAAAAGGTAAAGGCGTTGAGCAAAATAATGAGTTGGCTAAAAAATATTATAAAAAAGCTTGTGAGTTAGGCTTAAAACCGGCTTGTGATAGTCAAGATAATTCAGACAAAAACTAG
- a CDS encoding methionine ABC transporter permease, which yields MNTMDIFTRILLPATWDTLYMSVISTIIAFIFGLIPAILLILSDKNGLRPNKTLYSILDVVVNILRSFPFIILIIILFPFTKLIVGTSIGTTAAIVPLAIGTAPFVARLIESALKEVDTGIIEAAKSFGASDWQIIFKVMFVEAIPSIINALTLTLIVVIGFSAMAGTVGGGGLGDIAIRYGYQRFRPDIMAYTVVILIIMVQIFQIIGNLLYKMTKK from the coding sequence ATGAATACTATGGACATTTTTACTAGAATTTTACTTCCTGCGACTTGGGATACCTTATATATGAGCGTTATTTCTACAATTATTGCTTTTATTTTTGGCTTGATTCCTGCGATTTTACTGATTTTAAGCGATAAAAACGGACTAAGACCAAATAAAACTTTATATTCAATTCTAGATGTCGTTGTAAATATTCTTAGAAGTTTTCCATTTATCATACTTATAATTATATTATTTCCTTTTACAAAACTTATAGTAGGAACAAGTATTGGAACAACTGCTGCTATTGTTCCACTTGCTATTGGAACTGCTCCGTTTGTTGCAAGACTGATTGAAAGTGCTTTAAAGGAGGTAGATACCGGCATAATCGAAGCTGCAAAGAGCTTTGGAGCAAGCGATTGGCAAATTATTTTTAAAGTTATGTTTGTTGAAGCCATCCCTTCTATTATCAACGCTTTAACCCTCACACTTATCGTAGTTATCGGCTTTTCTGCAATGGCTGGAACTGTTGGTGGTGGTGGGCTTGGTGATATCGCAATTCGCTATGGATATCAAAGATTTCGCCCAGATATTATGGCATATACTGTTGTGATTTTGATTATAATGGTGCAAATTTTTCAGATAATAGGAAATTTACTTTATAAGATGACCAAAAAATAG
- a CDS encoding MetQ/NlpA family ABC transporter substrate-binding protein: MKIIAFITFLLLSLHAKDSDKIIRVGTVPVPHAQILEVIEPILEKEGYELVISEIDDKILNYALEDGQIDANFYQHEPYLLEFNKQEKTHLVKTIATHLEPMAIYSKKVKNISELPDGAVISIPNDPVNESRALLLLQEAGVIKLDDKNVLKTDFDIISNPKNITIKTMQAAILPRSIDDVSASIISTSYAMAAGLNPKKDGIFIENKNSPYVNIIAVKDGTQDSAKIKALDKALLSDEVRNFIIKQYNGTVIPAF; the protein is encoded by the coding sequence TTGAAGATTATAGCTTTTATTACTTTTTTATTATTAAGTTTACATGCTAAAGATAGCGATAAAATCATACGAGTTGGCACAGTTCCTGTTCCTCACGCTCAAATTTTAGAAGTTATTGAGCCGATTTTAGAAAAAGAAGGCTATGAGCTAGTTATTAGCGAAATAGATGATAAGATACTAAACTATGCTCTTGAAGATGGTCAAATAGATGCAAATTTTTATCAGCATGAGCCATATTTACTCGAATTTAACAAACAAGAAAAAACTCATCTTGTAAAAACCATCGCAACTCATCTCGAACCAATGGCAATTTATAGTAAAAAAGTAAAAAATATCTCAGAGCTGCCAGATGGCGCCGTTATAAGTATACCAAACGATCCGGTAAACGAAAGCAGAGCACTGCTGCTTTTACAAGAAGCAGGAGTTATAAAACTTGATGATAAAAATGTTTTAAAAACAGATTTTGATATTATCTCAAATCCAAAAAATATAACTATAAAAACTATGCAAGCAGCCATTTTACCGCGTAGCATAGATGATGTTAGTGCTTCTATTATCAGTACATCTTATGCTATGGCAGCTGGATTAAACCCAAAAAAAGATGGTATTTTTATAGAAAATAAAAACAGCCCTTATGTAAACATCATCGCTGTAAAAGATGGCACGCAAGATAGCGCTAAAATCAAAGCTTTAGACAAAGCACTTTTAAGCGATGAAGTGAGAAATTTTATCATAAAACAGTATAATGGCACTGTTATTCCAGCATTTTAA